The Geothrix sp. genome has a window encoding:
- a CDS encoding MFS transporter produces MLDGDGSKRPGFLTVPFLIVCSFYFLVFAAGYQLFPVVPLRLRDLGASLAESGRFQTAFMLGSGFGALFTGPLGDRLGPRRVLRVASLAVVGILVVYALLRVRWVFYLLAPVHGLLWSALRTASISKVGGILPLEHRAQGLSIFGLTGPGGVAVGPLVGLWLMPHLGFTWMMVLLAGVFALLHSLIGVLPRETPREIAGTVFQWPDRSVWGPVAVMGLVGLSFGPMTPYSAQEAKALGLAWPSAFLTCFALGMMAMRGLLALTGMGRRPVALMPGMAALTAVGYGMLAFLPGGLVRHLSAGLVYGAGYGMVHTLMLTHLLETTAPQRRGSAAGAFFFAFDAATALGALGLGWVMQHGGFRWGWAIGAGLMTLAIPVAQRVVGKRPAVTPEAELPAILGS; encoded by the coding sequence ATGCTGGACGGGGATGGATCGAAGCGGCCCGGGTTCCTGACGGTGCCCTTTCTCATCGTCTGTTCGTTCTACTTCCTGGTCTTCGCGGCCGGCTACCAACTCTTCCCCGTGGTGCCGTTGCGCTTGCGGGACCTGGGCGCGAGCCTGGCGGAAAGCGGGCGATTCCAGACGGCCTTCATGCTGGGCTCGGGCTTCGGCGCGCTGTTCACGGGGCCCCTGGGCGACCGCCTGGGGCCCCGCCGCGTGCTCCGGGTGGCTTCCCTCGCGGTGGTCGGCATCCTGGTGGTCTACGCGCTGCTGAGGGTGCGTTGGGTGTTCTACCTGTTGGCGCCGGTGCACGGCCTGTTGTGGTCGGCCTTGCGCACCGCCTCCATCTCCAAGGTGGGGGGCATCCTCCCCCTGGAGCATCGGGCGCAGGGGCTTTCGATCTTCGGCCTCACGGGGCCAGGCGGCGTGGCGGTGGGCCCCCTCGTGGGCCTCTGGCTGATGCCCCACCTGGGGTTCACCTGGATGATGGTTCTGCTCGCAGGCGTCTTCGCGCTGCTGCATTCGCTGATCGGTGTCCTGCCCCGCGAGACCCCCCGGGAAATCGCCGGAACGGTGTTCCAGTGGCCGGATCGGTCGGTGTGGGGGCCCGTGGCCGTCATGGGTCTGGTGGGCCTCAGCTTCGGCCCGATGACGCCCTACAGCGCCCAGGAGGCCAAGGCCCTGGGCCTGGCCTGGCCTTCCGCCTTCCTGACCTGCTTCGCCCTGGGGATGATGGCCATGCGCGGCCTGCTCGCCCTCACCGGCATGGGACGGCGACCCGTGGCCCTGATGCCGGGCATGGCCGCCCTGACGGCCGTGGGCTACGGGATGCTGGCCTTCCTGCCGGGGGGGCTCGTCCGCCATCTTTCCGCGGGCCTCGTCTACGGCGCCGGCTACGGGATGGTCCACACCCTGATGCTGACCCACCTGCTGGAGACCACGGCGCCCCAGCGGCGCGGATCGGCCGCAGGGGCCTTCTTCTTCGCCTTCGACGCCGCCACCGCCTTGGGTGCGCTCGGCCTGGGCTGGGTCATGCAGCACGGGGGGTTCCGCTGGGGCTGGGCCATCGGGGCCGGCCTGATGACCCTGGCCATTCCCGTGGCCCAACGCGTCGTGGGGAAGCGGCCGGCCGTGACACCCGAGGCGGAGCTCCCTGCCATTCTGGGATCATGA